CGTCTCAAGACCAGAAATCAGCTGTTTTTCAGGTTTCTGAGGAAGATAAAAACTACACCATAGAGTTTGGTTTATTGGGGGATTATCAAAGATTTAACCTTCCTGGAATCCTTGAGTCAGTAGCTCAACTTCGTAAAAAAGGCTGGATTATTTCAGAGGAGGCGGTTAAGATTGGTTTGAAAGAAGTGTCATTTTTAACAGGACTGAAAGGGAGATGGCAGGTTTTAGGCCAAAATCCTACTGTTATTGCTGACACGGGTCACAATGAACCTGGAATCCGAGAAATCTTAAGTCAACTGGAAAGACTTTCCTTTCAACAATTATGGATGGTTATTGGGATGGTTCAGGATAAGGACATTTCAAAAATTCTTGCCTTGCTTCCCAAGTCCGCCAAATATGTCTTTTGTCAGGCAGATTTACCTCGTGCTTTGTCTGCCCAACTCCTTGCAGAAAAATCAAAAGAATTTGGCCTTAAGGGTGAGGTAATTCCGAACGTAAATCAAGCACTGAAATTTGCTCGAAAAAATGCAAGCTCAAATGATTTGATTTTTGTGGGAGGGAGTACTTTTGTGGTCGCAGAAATTCAAGACCTCTAAATGAGCAGAAAAAAGCTGGTTCGCTTCGCCCAAAATGAAGCCAATCCCAATGTAATCCAAGCTGGTAAGCCTCTTTTTGAATCTATCAAAGGAAACTGGCATGAAGTGCAGTTTCAAAATTCCAATCCAATCGTGGTTGAATTGGCCTGTGGTCGAGGAGAATTTACGGTAGGACTTGGTCGAGAATATCCGCATCAAAACTTTATTGGAGTGGATATCAAGGGGAGCCGTATCTGGAAAGGGAGTTCAACTGCGACTGCCGAGGGATTGAATAATGTGTCTTTTTTAAGAACTCAAATTCAAAATCTGGATCAGTTTTTTGCTGAAGGTGAAATCGCTGAGCTTTGGATTACGTTCCCTGATCCATTTCCTAGAGACGGAGACGAAAAGAGACGATTGACCTCGCCAAAGTTTTTGGACATGTATAAGCCACTCATTCAAAAACAAGGTCTCGTCCATTTCAAGACGGATAATACAGGACTATTTGACTATACACTCGAGTTAGTTCAATCTAGAGAGGATATCCAGGTAATTGCGTTCACCCATGATTTCTATCAAAGCGAAATGAAGGATGATCACCATGGAATTAAGACCCGATATGAAAAGATTTTTTCTGAAAAAGGGGAGAAGATCAAGTATCTAAAGTTTCAATTCATCGGATAAAGTCAGGATTTCGATAAGCAGGATTTGGGTACGAATAGAATCCTTTCCCTGATTTTTCCCCCAATTTTCCCTCGTCAATGTATGTTTTTAAGAGTGCCGCAAAGGCTTGAGAAGCAGCATCTGGTAATTTATGGGTGACATGCCATGCGGTATCTAATCCAATGGAGTCTAAGATTCCAAAAGGACCCATTGCCATGTGGAAATTAACCATCCAAGATTTATCGATGTCTTCAATACTTCCCACTTCTCGAGTCAAAAGTTTCCCTGCTGCTCCAATTAATGCCATCAGCATGGTATTGAATATGTAGCCAGGATTTTCCTTTTTAACCAAAACAGGTACCTGATTCAATTTTCTTCCTAATTCTTCCAACATGGGAATCATCACAGGGTCAGTTCCTGGATGGGGCATAATATCTACTACCCTAGAATAAAACACGTCATGAAAATGGAAAGCACAAAATTTAGCTGGCCGACCGCTTTCTTCAGCAAACATGGAGGGAAGGAGATAGGAAGTATTGGTGGTAAACCAAGTTTTTTCAGGTGCGATCTCTCCAAATTGCTTCCAGACTTTTTTCTTGATTTCGATCTCCTCAGTGACACTTTCATTGATCAAATCTGCATCTGCCACAGCTTCCTTGGCATCTAGGGTAAATTTAATTCTGGAAAAAATTGCTGAAATCTCGGTTTCAGAAATTTGCCCTGATTTCGCCAATTGCTTCACTATTTTCTCCATAGTTCGTTGGCTGAAATCCAAGGATTTTTGATGGATATCATACACTGTTACTGTGAATCCTGAAATGGCTGATTGAAGAGCTATGCGAGAACCCAAGGTTCCTGCTCCGAGTATACATATTTTCTTAATGGTCATTGTGGTTAAATTTTTTGAGTTTGAATTGAATTTTGGGCCATTTTACCGGCAGCTTCAACTACATGAATGAGCGCAGAAAAACGTGGATCTGACGCAAATCCTTGGCTGTATCGTTTGAATATTTGTTGCGCGATAACAGCGACTTTGAAAAGTCCGAAGACGTAGTAAAACACGATATCATCCAAGGAATGTCCTGTTTTTGACGCATAATATTCAATCACATCATTTCGAGTGAAATTACCTGGAAGATGACTCAGATTGAACATCTTAAGTATTTGTGGATCATCCGCTTGTGCCCAATAGGCTAAACTAGTTCCTAAATCCATTAAAGGATTGCCAATGGCCGCCATTTCCCAGTCCAAGACAGCTTTAATAGCTGTTTTCTGGTCTGGGTCAAGGACCAAATTGTCATACTTGAAATCATTGTGAATAAAGCCGACTGGTTCGGAAGTAGGAAGGTAAGCTTTCAGCCATTCCGCTGTTTTTTCTATTTCTGTCAGCTCATGAGTTTTGGATTTGAAGTATCGTTCAGACCAACCTTCCACTTGTCGTTTGGCGTAGCCATCGGGTTTTCCAAGCTGTATAAGGCCTGAATTTTCAAGTTCTAAACCATGAAGTTCAATCAAACAATCCAAGCTGTTTTTGGAAAGTTGATGAAAATCCTCCTCAGTTAAATTGAATCCATCGGGAATTTTATTCCGCAAGACATATCCTTCCACGAATTCCATAAGAAAAAAAGAAGCTCCAAAAACAGACTCTTCATCACAGAATAAAACCGGCCTTGGGCTTTTGGAATAGTCTGCTTTTTGAAGACTTTCTAAAATCCGATATTCCCGACCCATATCATGTGCCTTGGCAATCTTTTCCCCAAATGGAGGTCTTCGTAAGATCAGTTTCTCTCCCGGAGTTTCCACCAAAAAAGTCAAATTGGAATAGCCACCGGATAATTGCGAAACCTTGATCTGATCCGAACTACAAGAGAGCGGGGTTTCCAAGTAGGATTTTAGGGATTCAAAGCTTAATTCAGTTTTCATTTCCCTAGGTAATTTTTTAGAATACTTCTAGCCAAGGCAGATTTGTGGACTTCATCTGGACCATCATAGATTCTTGCCCCACGCTCATGTCTATACCAAAATGAAAGTAGCGTGTCATCTGTAATTCCGAGTGCTCCATGAACTTGAATCGCTCGATCGATAACTTTCATCAATACATCGGCTACAAAGAATTTTATGGTGGAAATGTCCTCCTTGACTGCCTTCGCTCCAAGTGCTTGCATTTGAGTTGCCGTATCCATTACCATCAAACGACTTGCTTTGATTTCTGCTTTACTTTCTGCAATCCAGTTCTGAATGGTTTGTTTCTCAGCTAATGGTTTTTCTGGGTCCAATTTTCGAGAAATGGCACGTTTGCACATTAAATCAAAAACTCGTTCGCATATTCCTATCCATCGCATGCAGTGATGAATTCGACCTGGTCCAAGTCTTTCTTGTGCCAGCGCAAAACCTTGGCCTTCCTTTCCAATAAGGTTGGTAACAGGTACTCTACAATTCACGAATTCTACCTCACCGTGAGAAAGGTAATCCTCACCGGCTTCCCCCATGATGGGAATGTTTCGAATTAATCGGTATCCCGGATTGTCCAAAGGGACAAGAATCATACTGGCTCGCTGGTAGGGGGAATCCGCTTCTGGATTGGTCACCGCCATGACGATGGTAAACTTGGCCCCATCTGCAGCAGTCGTAAACCATTTATGCCCATTGATGACATATTCATTGCCTTCTTTAATGGCAGTTGTTCCTAGATGGATAGGATTGCTTCCCGGCATGGCTGGCTCGGTCATGGCAAAGCAGGAACGGAGTTCGCCTTTTTGAAGGGGGGCGAGCCAAATTTGCTTTTGTTCCTCTGACCCAAAAAGATGAAGCAATTCCATGTTTCCGATATCTGGGGCAGCACAGTTGAACACGTAATGTCCAATTGGGCTTTGTCCTAGAATCTCAGAAACTTGAGCAAACTGAACGAGATTCAAACCAACTCCTCCGTCCTCTTTTGAAAGGTGAGGAGCAAAAATTCCTAATGATTTGGCTTTATTTCTAAGTGTCTCAAGTTGAGGAAGAAATGATCGAAAGGGACCTTGAACAACTTTAAGATCAATTGGGAATAATTCTTCGCTAACAAATTGACGGTATTGACTAAGTAGGGCAGGAAGGTGTTCCTGCGGGAAATTTTGGGTAGAATGCATGTCGGTGAGTTAAATTGTAAAGCCTCCGTCTGCAGTAAATACTCCTCCAGTAGTATAGGAGGACGCAGATGAAGCCAAAAACAAGGCCATCGCTCCAATTTCTTCAGAGGTACCAGCGCGCTTGATGGCTAGTTGCTTCATGATCATAGCCATAATTTTTTCATTGGACCAAAGGGCCTCTGAAAACTTGGTTTGAATCAATCCTGGGCAAATTGCATTGACTCTGATTTTTGCTTCTCCCCATTCTTTGGCAAAAACCTTAGTCAGGGAGATCAAGGCTGCTTTTGAAACAGAATAAATGCCAAGTCCCTGTTCCGGTGAAATACCACCAATACTGGAAATATTGATCACGGAAGCTCCAGAGGATTTTCTCAAATAAGGAAAACAAAGCCGACAAAGCTCAAATGCAGCCTTAACATTTACATTCATGATTTTGTCAAATGCTTCCAAACTAGTTTCATGAACTGGACCAAAGACTGGATTTGTTGCGGCATTATTAACCAAAATATCTATAGTTCCATATTTCTCCACGGATTTGTCGACTAACCTCGGGAGTTCTTCCATGTTTCCAACATTACATGCGATGCCAGTTACTTCGTAGCCTTTGGCATTAAGTTGATTGGCCATTTCGTCCAAAGCATCTTGTTTTCGGCTGCTGATGATCACTTTTGCACCAGCAGCAGCAAAGATTTCCGCAATACCAAATCCGATTCCTTTGCTAGCTCCTGTGATAAGGGCGACTTTTCCTTCTAAAGAAAAAACTGAAGATAAATCCATGAGTTTTGGGTTATATTACTGCCATAAGTTAAAGAAAAATCAACCCGACCGATAAAGATTTTTGTTCTAATTGAGCATTCGTGTGGCATCATTTTAACTAGTTGCAATTCGAATTGCCTTTTCTCGAACAATAATTCAAAAAGGACAAAAGAGATTAAACGTAAATCAAAAAATAATTAGTTATGAAAGAGCTGATTTTTGACCAAACCGGTTTGCCAGAGCAAGTGCTTCAGTTAAAAGAGAGTCCTATTCCTACCCCTAAAGCCCATGAAGTATTGATTCGGGTGAAAGCCAGAAATATCAACCCTTCTGATATCATGTTTATTCGAGGCATGTATGGCATTACTCCCAAACTCCCAAGTAGTGCTGGATTTGAGGCTAGTGGGGTAGTGGAAAAGGGTGATGAAACTGGAATGGTAAAATCTGGTACGCGAGTGATGTTTACAGCTATTGGTACTTGGAAGGAATATGTCTGTGTTCCTGCAGCCATGGTCATTCCAATTCCTCCCCAAATGTCAGATGAAATTGCATGTCAGGCTTTCGTTAATCCAATGACTGCCTATGGAATGATAGCTGAATCTGGACTTCAGGCAGGCGAATGGTTGATGATAACTGCCGGTGCATCTGCCTTTGGGAAATTTGCAATTCAAATGGCCAAATCGAAAGGAATAAAAGTAGTCGCTACAGTTCGTCACGATAGCCAGAAGCAATTATTGCAGGATTTGGGTGCTGACCTAGTGGTCAATTCAGACTCGGAGAAAATTCAAAAAGTGGTTCCAGAACAAACTGAGGGAGGTGTACATGTGGTTTTTGATGCTGTAGGAGGAATGGTAGGAGCTAAAGCTCTTTCAACTCTAAGACCGAAAGGTAAAATGATGGTATTTGGGGCCTTAGCTTTGGAGAATATGCCCATCAATAGTGGGCTACTGATATTCAAAAATTTAACCATAAGTGGGTTTTGGTTAAGTACATGGGTTGAAGAGTTATCCGTAGAAAATCGTATGAATGCGTTTCAAGCTGTCTTTGGATTCTTACTAAAGGATGATTCTCAAGTTGATATTGCTGGGAAATATCCTTTGGAGGATTTTCAAGCTGCCTTAGCCACCTATCAAACACCAGGTCGGAATGGAAAAATCCTCTTGGTTAGTGAATAATCCTTGAATTGTTCGGGTAAGAATAACGAATTATTCATCTTTGCACTTTCAATCACCAAACAATGAATTCATGAATTGGGACAAGCTAGATCAGCAACTCACCGATATCGTAATTAAACGCAACCAGCTTAGCCAAATGGATTATAGCGATGAAAGCTATGATGATTTGGAAGAAGAATTACACGACTTGGAAGATGATTTTAATGAGGAATACGAGGAAATTCTTGAGCCTCAGTTAGAAAAAATCTATGCGAAGTTAAAATCTGATACGGATATCTTGTTACCAACTGCCTATTTGGCAAACTTTTACAAAGAAATGCAGCCCGATTCTAGAGGGATAGTTTCTTATGAAGTAGAAGGGAAAGAAGGAGTACCCATTGAATCCGATCAATTGGGGAAGGTGGATATGAGAATTGTCTTAGTCCCAAATCCAGCACGATTTGTTTTGCTAGTCAATGGAAAGCAGCTTAAAGAGCTCTGGAGAAGTAGATAAAAGGAAAGGCTGTCAATTGACAGCCTTTTTTAGTTGCTCATTTCTTTTTGCCTTACCCATTCTTTGATGTCTAAAAGCATTTTGTCGAGATCATTTCTAGAATAGAATTTTCCTTCATTGACGACTCCTTCAAGGCTCAAGGTATTTGAAATGTTTTCTAATGGGTTTAACCTTAGTAGGATAAAACTTGCCTTTTTTCCTTTTGAAATAGAACCATAATCTTTTTCTAATCCGAAATAGGATGGCCCGTTTAAAATGGAGGCAGAAAGTGCTTGGCCAGGAGTTAATCCATAATCTACCATCAATGACAATTCACGATGAATAGCCAAGCCTGGAAAGTCATAGGTATTTAAATAACCAGCATCAGTTCCTGCAATAATTTTCATTCCGGATTGTTGAACTAGTGGTAAGAGCCTTGCTGATGCCTCAAATTGTTTTTTCCGTATTAATCTGGCTGCGGGATCTTCTTTTGCGTATCGGTCAATTCTCCACTGATAACTTTCTTTTAGTTTAGGCCCCAAGTAATTCATGATGGTGTCCTTGGAGAAGTCCAAAGAATCGAGATAGGCAATATTTCGACTAATAAGAAGGGTAGGGACGATGCCTGTTCCTTGCTGGGCAAACAACCTGAAATTTGCCAAAGCAACCGAATCAAAAAGTGTTTCCAGTTGAATTTGATTGGCTTGTTCAGCGCTAAGTGTACCAGATAATCTTCCGGCTCTGATTTTGGCCTCTTCGGAAGTTGAAGCTCTAAGAAGATAGCCTTGGTGCTCGATAGTAGACAGTCCAGCTTCGGAAATTTCCTGAAGTGTTAATCCAGGATGAACATGACCAGATACAGCCCACCCTCTTTTTTTTGCCTTTTTGGTAGCAGATAAAAATAAGTCTGCCGAGAGCGCATTGTCTGTGATTTTTATAAAATCAACATTAAGCTTTTCAAGAGAATCAAGGGCATTATCTAATTCTTCTTCAGAACCAATTTCCAGATCACCTGGCCAAATCGAATTGATTCCCTCGATTTTTGGTCCTGAAGTGAAAATTCTTGGACCAATTCGCTTCCCATCAGCGATCTCTTGTTTCCATTTCAGCACTTCAAGAGCTATATCACCTGCAGCATCTCGTACAGCAGTTACACCAAAACTAAGGTAAAGGGGTAGCAATTGTTCGTTTTCATCGATATACTCAGCTCCTCCAAAGTGAACATGATTATCCCATAAGCCGGGTAGCACAAAATTTGACTTTGCGTCAATTTCTAATTTACCCTCGTATTGGCTAAGGAGGCTGTCGCCTCCTGTCATCACGATTCGATCCTTATTCACCAAGATTACTTGGTTAGGATTGATTGTTTCATGTTCAAGGTCAATAATAGAAGCTGATTTAATGAGTAAGTCAACTTCAGTTTTTGAAGAACATGCCAAAGTCCAACTTGCAACGAGAAATCCGATGAATAAATGACGGATCCCCATTAGAAAAGGCTTGCTTGAACTATTTGAGGCTTACTTGCTTGGAAGGTTCCTTTGAGCATGTCCTGCATTAATTTTATAAATCCAGGCTGCCAAGATTCAGGGCTAATTTTAGTTTCTTTTCCCTCATACTCAATAGGTCCGCTCATTTTTTCAAACCCAATAATCATACTCCAGATGGTGTAGAAGGTGATTTCAGGCTGTAATTCAGGACGAATGCTACCATCTTTGATTCCTTGAGAAACCATCTGGATTCCTATTCGAGCAGGCTCATGGTGCAAATCAAGAAGTTTTTGGAAATGCACAGAATCTAAAATAAGTGGATCGATTTCATGCCGAAGTTTAGGGTTGGTGTATTTTTTCATGACATCCAAAAAATGTAGTATCGCTTGATAATACACCGGTTGTTCTTTTGCAAATACCCAGATTCGCTGGACCAAATCGGTGATCATTTCTAAGCCATTTTTACCTTTTGATCTGAAGGATTCTCGAAACTCCTCCTTGAATTGGTCGAAGGCCTTTTTGGTTAAAGCCATAAATAGATCCTCTTTATTTTTATAATAAAAATAGGTTAGCCCTTTACTGATCCCAGCTTTTTTGGCTACATCTTCCATACGAGTAGCATTGAAGCCCTTGGTAGTAAATAGTTCTACAGCTGAATCAAGGATCAATTTTTCTTTATTTTTCTCTTTTGCCATTGGGATTTTACTAGAAATTAAAAACAGAATCAAAGATATTAAATCAGGGTCAAAAAATTGGTTCGAATCGAAGTCAATTCAATAAAAAAGGCCTCAAAATCCTGTTTTGAAGCCTTTTTCCTTGGTAATCAGGGAATTTATTTTACCTCTAAAATAAAGTAGTTCTTTTTGCCCTTTTGAATGAGAAGATATTTGCCTTGTAACAAATTGAAGCTTAAGGGAGCATTAGGATCGGCTAGTTTTTCTTTATTGATACTGACACCACCGCCCTGGATCATTTTTCGAGCTTCACCTTTTGATGGAAAGATCTGGCTCTGAGTTTTTTCTCCAAATAGATCTAAAACATTCTCTATAGAATCAAACTCTTGAGCACTTAGCTGTACTTGAGGAACTCCATCAAATACCGCCAAGAAAGTTCGCTCGTCAAGGGAAGCTAGGTCTTCTGTGGACGATTTACCAAACAATATTTCAGAAGCTTTTACAGCCATTTCATAATCTTCCACACTATGAACCATGCTAGTGACTTGCTTAGCAATTTCCTTCTGAAGGATTCGAAGGTGAGGTGCTTGCGCATGTTCAGCCTCAAGTCCTTCTATAGTTGCTCGGTCAAGGACTGTGAAAATTCGGATATACTTCGATGCATCTTCATCAGATACATTGAGCCAGAATTGGTAGAATGCATATGGAGAAGTCTTCTCAGGGTCCAGCCAAACAGATCCACTTTCTGTCTTGCCAAACTTCGTCCCGTCAGCTTTGGTAATCAAGGGAACAGTAAGAGCATAAGCACTTCCTCCACCCATTCTCCGAATTAGCTCTGTGCCGGTGACGATATTTCCCCATTGGTCAGAACCGCCCAATTGAATGGTACAGTTTTGATTTTTCCATAGATGATAGAAATCGTACCCCTGAATCAATTGGTAACTAAACTCTGTAAAAGAAAGTCCATTTCCATCTTCCAACCTGCGTTTTACACTATCCTTGGACATCATGTAGTTGACAGTGATATGCTTTCCGATATCACGGATGAAATCCAAAAATGAAAATTGGGACATCCAGTCATAGTTATTGACCAACTCAGCCTTATTGGGGGTACCACCTGAAAAGTCAAGAAACTTTGAGAGTTGATTTTGGATACAGGTGACGTTTTGATCAAGTGTCGCTTTATCCAAGAGATTCCGTTCAGCTGACTTAAAGGAAGGATCTCCGATCATCCCCGTAGCACCACCCACAAGCGCAAATGGTTTATGCCCTGCACGTTGAAAGTGCAACAGGGTCATCACTCCCACAAGATGGCCGATATGCAAAGAATCTGCAGTAGGATCAAAACCCAAATATGCAGAAGCCATCCCTTTGGTGAGGTGTTCTTCGATTTCTGGTGTCATGTCCTGGAGCATTCCTCTCCATCTTAGCTCTTCGATAAATGAATTCATTGGAAAAAGGTCGTTTTTAATTGCCCGCAAATATAGGGGTATCGGGGGAGTATGGAAATTTACCTCAAAGATCATTCAAACAGGATTTCTAAAACAAGATCCTTTCGCCATTCTTCAAAACTTCAATCTTGGATGGAAGAATTATTGCTTATTTTGGTTCAAACTCAAACATGACTTATGAAAAAAACACTTCTTTTTTGGGCTACTGCTGCTTTACTGCTCTCAGGGAGTTTGGTTCAAGCTCAGAATTCGCCCAATTGGCTGAGGTATCCGGCAATTTCTCCTGATGGAAATCAAATTGCGTTTACCTACAAGGGCGATTTATATGTCGTTCCAACTACGGGAGGTAAAGCCACCCAATTGACCTTCCATGAAGCGCATGATTTCAAGCCGGTTTGGTCTCAGGATGGAAAGCAGATTGCTTTTGCCTCAGATCGATACGGTAATTTTGATGTTTTTATTATGGCCGCTCAAGGCGGTGAGGCTCAACGACTCACTTACCATTCAAATGATGAACTTCCCTTTGATTTTACCGCAGACAACCAAAAGGTAATTTTTGGGGCAACTCGCATGGACGATGTCAATCATCGCCAATATCCAACTGGATCGCAGCCTGAACTGTATCAAGTGGCTAAATCTGGTGGGAGAGTAGATCAAATTTGGACCATTCCTGCCGAATATGTTCAGACTTCAAAAGATGGATCTAAACTAATCTACCATGATAAAAAAGGTGGGGAGAACGAATGGAGAAAGCACCATCAATCTGGAATCGCTCGAGATATCTGGATGTATGATGCCGGAAAGAATGAGCATGTTATGCTTACCAAATTTTATGGTGAAGATCGTAATCCTGTATTTTCTCCGGATGAATCTGAAATTTTCTACCTCAGTGAGGCTAATGGCAGTTTCAATGTGTACGCCATGCCAGTCTCCAATCCTTCGCAGACCCAAGCACTCACAAGCTTTAGCAACTTCCCTGTTCGATTTCTGTCGATTTCGAATGATGGGTTGATGAGCTTTAGCTATGACGGTGAATTATATACTTTGAAAAAAGGTGCTCAGCCTACCAAGGTAGAAGTAATGATTTCCACTCAAGCCATTTCCAATCCGGATAATTACATTTCAATCAACGGAGGTGTGCGCGAAATGTCCATTTCACCAGATGGAAAAGAGATTGCTTTTATAGCACGAGGCGAGGTGTTTGTTACCTCCGTGGATGGATCTTTGACTAAGCGGATTACAAATACTCCGGAACAAGAGCGTTTTGTTGAATTTGCTCCAGATGGAAAATCTTTGGTTTACTCCTCTGAGCGTAACGGGCGATGGCAGATTTTCAAAAGCTCGAAATTAAGGGCTGAAGAACCTTTTTTCTTCGCTTCGACACTTTTGAAAGAAGAACCTCTAGTTGAAGTAGCAGTGGATGCTTATTTACCTAAATTCTCTCCGGATGGGAGAAAACTCGCCTATATAGAAGGAAGGAGAAGTTTAAAAGTTTTGGATTTGAGTTCAAAAAGTTCGGTAACCCTAATGGGACCGGATTTACTTTTCCATATGAGTG
Above is a window of Algoriphagus sanaruensis DNA encoding:
- the tyrS gene encoding tyrosine--tRNA ligase: MNSFIEELRWRGMLQDMTPEIEEHLTKGMASAYLGFDPTADSLHIGHLVGVMTLLHFQRAGHKPFALVGGATGMIGDPSFKSAERNLLDKATLDQNVTCIQNQLSKFLDFSGGTPNKAELVNNYDWMSQFSFLDFIRDIGKHITVNYMMSKDSVKRRLEDGNGLSFTEFSYQLIQGYDFYHLWKNQNCTIQLGGSDQWGNIVTGTELIRRMGGGSAYALTVPLITKADGTKFGKTESGSVWLDPEKTSPYAFYQFWLNVSDEDASKYIRIFTVLDRATIEGLEAEHAQAPHLRILQKEIAKQVTSMVHSVEDYEMAVKASEILFGKSSTEDLASLDERTFLAVFDGVPQVQLSAQEFDSIENVLDLFGEKTQSQIFPSKGEARKMIQGGGVSINKEKLADPNAPLSFNLLQGKYLLIQKGKKNYFILEVK
- a CDS encoding 3-hydroxyacyl-CoA dehydrogenase is translated as MTIKKICILGAGTLGSRIALQSAISGFTVTVYDIHQKSLDFSQRTMEKIVKQLAKSGQISETEISAIFSRIKFTLDAKEAVADADLINESVTEEIEIKKKVWKQFGEIAPEKTWFTTNTSYLLPSMFAEESGRPAKFCAFHFHDVFYSRVVDIMPHPGTDPVMIPMLEELGRKLNQVPVLVKKENPGYIFNTMLMALIGAAGKLLTREVGSIEDIDKSWMVNFHMAMGPFGILDSIGLDTAWHVTHKLPDAASQAFAALLKTYIDEGKLGEKSGKGFYSYPNPAYRNPDFIR
- a CDS encoding phosphotransferase family protein, which translates into the protein MKTELSFESLKSYLETPLSCSSDQIKVSQLSGGYSNLTFLVETPGEKLILRRPPFGEKIAKAHDMGREYRILESLQKADYSKSPRPVLFCDEESVFGASFFLMEFVEGYVLRNKIPDGFNLTEEDFHQLSKNSLDCLIELHGLELENSGLIQLGKPDGYAKRQVEGWSERYFKSKTHELTEIEKTAEWLKAYLPTSEPVGFIHNDFKYDNLVLDPDQKTAIKAVLDWEMAAIGNPLMDLGTSLAYWAQADDPQILKMFNLSHLPGNFTRNDVIEYYASKTGHSLDDIVFYYVFGLFKVAVIAQQIFKRYSQGFASDPRFSALIHVVEAAGKMAQNSIQTQKI
- a CDS encoding SDR family NAD(P)-dependent oxidoreductase — translated: MDLSSVFSLEGKVALITGASKGIGFGIAEIFAAAGAKVIISSRKQDALDEMANQLNAKGYEVTGIACNVGNMEELPRLVDKSVEKYGTIDILVNNAATNPVFGPVHETSLEAFDKIMNVNVKAAFELCRLCFPYLRKSSGASVINISSIGGISPEQGLGIYSVSKAALISLTKVFAKEWGEAKIRVNAICPGLIQTKFSEALWSNEKIMAMIMKQLAIKRAGTSEEIGAMALFLASSASSYTTGGVFTADGGFTI
- a CDS encoding amidohydrolase family protein produces the protein MGIRHLFIGFLVASWTLACSSKTEVDLLIKSASIIDLEHETINPNQVILVNKDRIVMTGGDSLLSQYEGKLEIDAKSNFVLPGLWDNHVHFGGAEYIDENEQLLPLYLSFGVTAVRDAAGDIALEVLKWKQEIADGKRIGPRIFTSGPKIEGINSIWPGDLEIGSEEELDNALDSLEKLNVDFIKITDNALSADLFLSATKKAKKRGWAVSGHVHPGLTLQEISEAGLSTIEHQGYLLRASTSEEAKIRAGRLSGTLSAEQANQIQLETLFDSVALANFRLFAQQGTGIVPTLLISRNIAYLDSLDFSKDTIMNYLGPKLKESYQWRIDRYAKEDPAARLIRKKQFEASARLLPLVQQSGMKIIAGTDAGYLNTYDFPGLAIHRELSLMVDYGLTPGQALSASILNGPSYFGLEKDYGSISKGKKASFILLRLNPLENISNTLSLEGVVNEGKFYSRNDLDKMLLDIKEWVRQKEMSN
- a CDS encoding zinc-dependent alcohol dehydrogenase family protein, whose product is MKELIFDQTGLPEQVLQLKESPIPTPKAHEVLIRVKARNINPSDIMFIRGMYGITPKLPSSAGFEASGVVEKGDETGMVKSGTRVMFTAIGTWKEYVCVPAAMVIPIPPQMSDEIACQAFVNPMTAYGMIAESGLQAGEWLMITAGASAFGKFAIQMAKSKGIKVVATVRHDSQKQLLQDLGADLVVNSDSEKIQKVVPEQTEGGVHVVFDAVGGMVGAKALSTLRPKGKMMVFGALALENMPINSGLLIFKNLTISGFWLSTWVEELSVENRMNAFQAVFGFLLKDDSQVDIAGKYPLEDFQAALATYQTPGRNGKILLVSE
- the trmB gene encoding tRNA (guanosine(46)-N7)-methyltransferase TrmB — encoded protein: MSRKKLVRFAQNEANPNVIQAGKPLFESIKGNWHEVQFQNSNPIVVELACGRGEFTVGLGREYPHQNFIGVDIKGSRIWKGSSTATAEGLNNVSFLRTQIQNLDQFFAEGEIAELWITFPDPFPRDGDEKRRLTSPKFLDMYKPLIQKQGLVHFKTDNTGLFDYTLELVQSREDIQVIAFTHDFYQSEMKDDHHGIKTRYEKIFSEKGEKIKYLKFQFIG
- a CDS encoding acyl-CoA dehydrogenase family protein → MHSTQNFPQEHLPALLSQYRQFVSEELFPIDLKVVQGPFRSFLPQLETLRNKAKSLGIFAPHLSKEDGGVGLNLVQFAQVSEILGQSPIGHYVFNCAAPDIGNMELLHLFGSEEQKQIWLAPLQKGELRSCFAMTEPAMPGSNPIHLGTTAIKEGNEYVINGHKWFTTAADGAKFTIVMAVTNPEADSPYQRASMILVPLDNPGYRLIRNIPIMGEAGEDYLSHGEVEFVNCRVPVTNLIGKEGQGFALAQERLGPGRIHHCMRWIGICERVFDLMCKRAISRKLDPEKPLAEKQTIQNWIAESKAEIKASRLMVMDTATQMQALGAKAVKEDISTIKFFVADVLMKVIDRAIQVHGALGITDDTLLSFWYRHERGARIYDGPDEVHKSALARSILKNYLGK
- a CDS encoding TetR/AcrR family transcriptional regulator, with the translated sequence MAKEKNKEKLILDSAVELFTTKGFNATRMEDVAKKAGISKGLTYFYYKNKEDLFMALTKKAFDQFKEEFRESFRSKGKNGLEMITDLVQRIWVFAKEQPVYYQAILHFLDVMKKYTNPKLRHEIDPLILDSVHFQKLLDLHHEPARIGIQMVSQGIKDGSIRPELQPEITFYTIWSMIIGFEKMSGPIEYEGKETKISPESWQPGFIKLMQDMLKGTFQASKPQIVQASLF